In the genome of Kitasatospora cathayae, one region contains:
- a CDS encoding geranylgeranyl reductase family protein, producing the protein MTDSGSPDSRSPLNSPLGEDSPLGEDSPLDADGLVGEDGPLDADGLVGEDGPLDAGSPRVGEDGPLLGEDSSLDGVILPQDGVWDVVVVGAGPAGASAAYAAAVQGRRVLLLDKAEHPRYKTCGGGIIGPSRDSLPANFELPLQDRVSAVTFAYDGRFSRTRRDRRMLFGLVNRDEFDLRLVQSAKQAGAVLVTGVTVTGVEQRGGEHRTALVTAADGRSFEARAVVGADGSASRIARHVGVTFDQIDLGLEAEIPVPPQVAADWSGRIHLDWGPLPGSYGWVFPKTETSSLTVGVISARGDGERTKQYLADYIRRLGLSGFTPRVESGHLTRCRAEDSPLSRGRVLVAGDAAGLLEPWTREGISYALRSGRLAGEWAVRVAEAGDAASVRREALNYAFAVKAGLGVEMRAGKQLLGAFERRPYLFHAAVCLVPAAWRAFARTTQGHTTFAQLLRQNRAARKLMAMAAR; encoded by the coding sequence ACAGCCCGCTCGACGCGGACGGCCTGGTCGGCGAGGACGGTCCGCTCGACGCGGACGGCCTGGTCGGCGAGGACGGTCCGCTCGACGCCGGCAGCCCGCGCGTAGGCGAGGACGGTCCGCTCCTCGGCGAGGACAGCTCGCTGGACGGGGTGATCCTGCCGCAGGACGGCGTCTGGGACGTCGTGGTGGTCGGCGCCGGACCGGCCGGGGCCTCGGCCGCGTACGCCGCCGCGGTGCAGGGCCGCCGGGTGCTGCTGCTCGACAAGGCCGAGCACCCCCGCTACAAGACCTGCGGCGGCGGCATCATCGGCCCCTCCCGGGACAGCCTGCCGGCGAACTTCGAACTGCCGCTGCAGGACCGGGTGTCCGCCGTCACTTTCGCGTACGACGGCCGGTTCAGCCGGACGCGCCGGGATCGGCGGATGCTGTTCGGGCTGGTCAACCGGGACGAGTTCGACCTGCGCCTGGTGCAGTCGGCCAAGCAGGCCGGGGCGGTGCTGGTCACCGGAGTGACCGTCACCGGGGTCGAACAGCGTGGCGGCGAGCACCGGACGGCGCTGGTGACGGCGGCCGACGGGCGCAGCTTCGAGGCCCGTGCGGTGGTCGGCGCGGACGGCAGCGCCAGCCGGATCGCCCGGCACGTAGGCGTCACCTTCGACCAGATCGACCTCGGCCTGGAGGCCGAGATCCCGGTGCCGCCGCAGGTCGCCGCCGACTGGTCGGGCCGGATCCACCTCGACTGGGGCCCGCTGCCCGGCAGTTACGGCTGGGTGTTCCCGAAGACCGAGACCAGCAGCCTGACCGTGGGCGTCATCTCGGCGCGCGGCGACGGCGAGCGGACCAAGCAGTACCTCGCCGACTACATCCGGCGGCTGGGCCTGTCCGGCTTCACCCCGCGGGTCGAGTCCGGGCACCTGACCCGCTGCCGGGCCGAGGACTCGCCGCTCTCCCGCGGCCGGGTGCTGGTCGCCGGGGACGCGGCCGGGCTGCTCGAGCCGTGGACCCGCGAGGGCATCTCGTACGCGCTGCGCTCGGGCCGACTGGCCGGCGAGTGGGCGGTGCGGGTCGCGGAGGCGGGCGACGCGGCGTCGGTGCGGCGCGAGGCGCTGAACTACGCGTTCGCGGTCAAGGCCGGGCTGGGCGTGGAGATGCGCGCGGGCAAGCAGCTGCTGGGCGCCTTCGAGCGACGCCCGTACCTGTTCCACGCGGCGGTCTGCCTGGTGCCGGCGGCCTGGCGGGCGTTCGCCCGGACCACCCAGGGGCACACGACCTTCGCGCAGCTGCTGCGGCAGAACCGGGCGGCGCGCAAGCTGATGGCGATGGCCGCGCGGTAG